A window of the Verminephrobacter eiseniae EF01-2 genome harbors these coding sequences:
- a CDS encoding BbrUII/HgiDII family restriction enzyme translates to MHTTSIGIEADPSSSEPDNSKSPTFEMTVDLNVLEHLGINLYSNIAAVLTEAVANAWDADASSVRVRVDPNNQWVEIEDDGIGMSVDDLNGKYLRVGYRRRDDEDAEHGRKTAKGRPVMGRKGLGKLSLFSIADVIEVQSAKNGDRHGFRMTVPDIKKAVHEKQKYHPEPLASDVLTVTQGTKLVLREIKRQRLGKGVAALRKRLARRFSIIGQANGFDIEIDGLPITAADRGDLPKVQFLWTFEGYEPEANTISHVKESESLPARFDAWDSAWRVRGWLGTARKPKDLDDDEGGNLNGIVVFARGRLFHENVLDRLNDGRLYTKYLTGQIEADFLDDDDQPDIATSDRQRVQEDDERYTQLIAFLRSRLNQLEKRWNEWRRKHEVEKAKETSPALAEWLETLPEGYRKSAETLIAKLSALPVDDEDDRKLMYRHGILAFERMKLRGSTEEFVTSVESADRLLAVLADRDALEASLYRDIVKSRLDAIRDFQTIIDEDAKERVLQKYLFDHLWLLDPAWERATGSQIMESRLTTEGVLVAGLTEKERLGRVDIAYRTQAGKHVIVELKKVGRKMGLLELVEQGQTYVDKLRKILREQNVTSPDIEVIFVIGKAVDEEATNPDRLKSSMESIAPGSRIVHYDTLIRGAQEAYSAYIDQTKALDKLENIVNRI, encoded by the coding sequence ATGCATACGACTAGCATTGGCATTGAGGCCGACCCTTCATCCTCCGAGCCAGACAACAGCAAATCCCCGACGTTCGAGATGACCGTCGATCTCAACGTCCTCGAGCACCTCGGAATCAACCTCTACAGCAACATCGCCGCCGTCCTGACCGAAGCGGTCGCCAACGCATGGGACGCGGATGCGTCGAGCGTGAGGGTTCGTGTCGATCCGAACAACCAATGGGTCGAAATCGAGGACGACGGCATCGGCATGTCCGTCGATGATTTGAACGGCAAGTACCTGCGTGTCGGCTACCGCCGCCGCGACGACGAAGATGCGGAACACGGGCGCAAGACGGCCAAAGGCCGACCCGTGATGGGCCGCAAGGGGTTGGGAAAGCTGTCTCTCTTTTCCATCGCCGACGTCATCGAAGTGCAATCCGCCAAGAACGGCGATAGGCACGGCTTTCGCATGACCGTGCCGGACATCAAGAAGGCTGTCCACGAAAAGCAGAAGTACCACCCCGAACCGCTTGCGAGTGATGTGCTCACGGTGACGCAGGGCACGAAGCTCGTGCTGCGCGAGATCAAGCGGCAGCGGCTCGGCAAGGGCGTCGCCGCGCTGCGCAAGCGTCTGGCCCGTCGCTTCTCGATCATCGGTCAGGCCAACGGATTCGACATCGAGATCGACGGCCTGCCCATCACGGCAGCGGATCGCGGTGACTTGCCCAAAGTCCAGTTTCTTTGGACGTTCGAGGGCTACGAGCCGGAAGCCAACACCATCTCGCACGTCAAAGAAAGCGAATCGCTGCCCGCACGGTTCGATGCTTGGGATTCGGCCTGGCGCGTGAGGGGCTGGCTCGGCACTGCGCGCAAGCCCAAAGATCTCGACGATGACGAAGGGGGGAATCTGAATGGCATCGTGGTTTTCGCCCGAGGCCGTCTGTTCCATGAGAACGTTCTCGACCGTCTGAACGACGGTCGGCTCTACACCAAGTACCTCACGGGGCAGATCGAAGCGGACTTCCTCGACGATGACGATCAGCCGGACATCGCCACCAGTGACCGCCAGCGCGTGCAGGAGGACGATGAGCGATACACCCAATTGATCGCGTTCCTCAGGTCACGGCTCAACCAGCTCGAAAAGCGTTGGAATGAATGGCGCAGGAAACATGAGGTGGAGAAAGCCAAGGAAACCTCTCCGGCACTGGCCGAGTGGCTGGAGACGCTCCCGGAGGGCTACAGAAAGAGCGCCGAGACGCTGATAGCCAAATTGAGCGCGCTGCCGGTGGACGACGAGGACGACCGTAAGCTCATGTATCGGCACGGCATTCTGGCTTTCGAGCGCATGAAGCTCCGTGGCTCGACGGAAGAGTTCGTGACGAGCGTGGAGAGCGCCGACCGGTTGCTGGCCGTGCTCGCGGACCGCGACGCACTGGAAGCCTCGCTGTACCGTGACATCGTGAAGTCGCGTTTGGACGCAATCCGCGACTTCCAGACCATCATCGACGAGGACGCGAAGGAACGGGTGCTCCAGAAGTATCTGTTCGACCATCTCTGGCTACTCGATCCGGCGTGGGAGCGTGCCACGGGTAGCCAGATCATGGAGTCTCGCCTCACGACCGAAGGCGTGCTGGTCGCAGGCCTGACCGAGAAAGAACGTCTGGGCCGCGTGGACATCGCCTATCGCACGCAGGCGGGCAAGCACGTCATCGTCGAGCTCAAGAAGGTCGGTCGCAAGATGGGACTGCTCGAATTGGTCGAGCAAGGCCAGACCTATGTGGACAAGCTCAGGAAGATTCTGCGTGAGCAGAATGTGACGTCGCCGGACATCGAGGTGATCTTCGTGATCGGCAAGGCGGTCGATGAGGAAGCCACCAACCCAGATCGGCTCAAGTCGTCAATGGAATCCATCGCACCGGGTAGCCGCATCGTCCACTACGACACGCTGATCCGTGGAGCGCAGGAAGCCTATTCGGCCTACATCGACCAGACCAAGGCGCTGGACAAGCTCGAAAACATCGTGAACAGGATTTGA
- the drmB gene encoding DUF1998 domain-containing protein produces MSTNETPVGEVRPSQLLWTYGPGALIDLPSLSVVTLGIDQWEKERCQPIGEPRLLAAVRKILGAQVESLRMPPFQKIEPVDPWSAEANIGVPVRPFPRWMRCVKCGLLSPFDAGLFEIKENRFRPERTRFVHKGCRGSKGDQPAKDADAVPARFLLACRDGHLDDFPWHYFVHGGNGSCKGTLRFFESGASLQTENLWVKCDACGASRSMAHAFGKAGKENLPSCRGRHPHLDHFDDECDEEARAVLLGSTNSWFPITLSALAIPQAKDPLGQLIQDGWEFFDDLDSEAAVAVTVKALKKTGALPGIDKYPASDIWAAIEAHRNGGGQEVVADIEGPEWEVLTAANPPADYPHFMSKKVATPPGFEKHIGSVLLLERLREVNALLGFTRVEAPEESSDPSERPRMAGLARRKPDWVPANQVHGEGIFIQFDEAALRTWEAQAGVERVDGMLEGGHRGWRNSRHLDPNEGYPGIRYAMLHTLSHLLIRELALECGYNAASIRERIYADTSGAHSQAGILIYTAAADSDGTLGGLVDLGRPENLGRLLRQALDRSKICSSDPLCSEHDPGKDRSLHAAACHACSLVAETSCERSNRYLDRALLVPTLDRGDAAFFAGL; encoded by the coding sequence ATGAGCACCAATGAAACACCCGTCGGAGAAGTCCGCCCCAGTCAACTGCTCTGGACATACGGGCCGGGCGCGTTGATCGACCTGCCCAGCCTCTCGGTGGTGACGTTGGGCATCGACCAGTGGGAAAAGGAGCGTTGCCAGCCCATTGGTGAGCCGCGCCTGCTTGCCGCCGTCCGCAAGATTCTCGGGGCGCAGGTGGAGAGCCTGCGCATGCCGCCGTTCCAGAAGATCGAACCCGTCGATCCGTGGTCGGCGGAGGCGAACATCGGTGTTCCCGTGCGTCCGTTCCCGCGCTGGATGCGCTGTGTGAAGTGCGGCCTGCTGTCGCCCTTCGATGCGGGGCTGTTCGAAATCAAGGAAAACCGTTTCCGCCCGGAGCGAACCCGTTTCGTCCACAAGGGATGCCGTGGCTCCAAGGGCGACCAGCCGGCGAAGGATGCCGACGCCGTTCCGGCGCGTTTCCTCTTGGCCTGCCGCGACGGCCATCTCGACGACTTCCCATGGCACTATTTCGTCCACGGCGGCAACGGCTCGTGCAAGGGAACGCTGCGCTTCTTCGAGAGCGGGGCCTCGTTGCAGACCGAGAACCTGTGGGTGAAGTGCGATGCCTGCGGCGCGTCGCGCAGCATGGCACACGCCTTCGGCAAGGCCGGGAAGGAAAACCTGCCGAGTTGCCGGGGCAGGCATCCCCACCTCGATCATTTCGACGACGAGTGTGACGAGGAAGCGCGCGCCGTCCTGCTGGGTTCGACGAACAGTTGGTTCCCGATCACGCTGTCGGCGCTCGCCATCCCGCAGGCGAAAGACCCGCTCGGCCAACTGATTCAAGACGGCTGGGAGTTTTTCGACGATCTGGATTCCGAGGCCGCCGTCGCCGTGACGGTGAAGGCGCTGAAGAAGACCGGGGCCTTGCCGGGCATCGACAAGTACCCGGCATCGGACATCTGGGCGGCCATCGAGGCCCATCGCAATGGCGGCGGTCAGGAGGTCGTCGCCGACATCGAGGGGCCGGAGTGGGAAGTGCTGACGGCGGCCAACCCGCCCGCCGACTACCCGCATTTCATGAGCAAGAAGGTTGCCACGCCACCCGGTTTCGAGAAACACATTGGCAGCGTGCTGCTGCTGGAGAGGCTGCGCGAGGTGAATGCCTTGTTGGGTTTCACCCGCGTGGAGGCTCCCGAAGAATCGAGCGATCCGAGCGAGCGTCCTCGGATGGCGGGCCTTGCGCGCCGCAAGCCGGATTGGGTGCCGGCGAATCAGGTTCACGGCGAAGGCATCTTCATCCAATTCGATGAAGCGGCGCTGCGGACATGGGAGGCGCAGGCTGGCGTCGAGCGCGTGGATGGAATGCTCGAAGGCGGCCATCGTGGATGGCGCAATTCGCGCCACCTCGACCCGAACGAGGGCTACCCCGGCATCCGGTATGCCATGCTCCACACCCTCTCGCACCTGTTGATTCGGGAATTGGCGCTGGAATGCGGCTACAACGCGGCGAGTATCCGCGAACGGATTTACGCCGACACTTCGGGAGCGCATTCGCAAGCGGGCATCCTCATCTACACGGCAGCCGCCGATTCCGATGGAACGCTGGGCGGCCTCGTCGATCTCGGCCGGCCGGAAAACCTCGGTCGGTTGCTCCGGCAGGCGCTGGACCGCTCGAAGATCTGCTCGTCCGACCCGCTCTGCTCGGAACATGACCCGGGCAAAGACCGCTCACTCCACGCCGCAGCCTGCCATGCGTGCAGCCTGGTCGCCGAGACCTCCTGCGAGCGGAGCAACCGTTACCTCGACAGAGCCTTGCTGGTGCCGACCCTCGACCGAGGGGATGCCGCGTTCTTCGCGGGGTTGTGA
- the drmA gene encoding DISARM system helicase DrmA — MSDANAWIAIDHGRGTDRRLAPYTLVLKGDRSLYQAIAEDDWVLVLNSAGEIARAGRVLRLRSDLETTTIFFDRLSAADAPVPVTSVSLAPPSSGNVGRIQWDEFVAALSTALHQTVTGMLPVEDPAYIRELLQLAVVDDLLGPAGGPHERIVDMGVRDRYLVGKLAPRDDAQGGIEGPEGPLAEEDVEEPTDPIVPGQHEPGAEFGTATGRVEPESDGSDEIDAASNQSLVPSSFGMTFCVDGDVERIEVEARWGSYERVPNEEHELARPNGQKAKVWLRIPCGGKLVLSLTEGVVPHQAPDANRPAVRIQGSVRAKNANGDRLVTLFLVNAQEEPDTNRDTAWLFQPELIVRAEAEASKRVIFRRRPVLDADGNDPERESLEMIYRNRVEFAVGHGVAVHAETADDVTLATEVRTTVLPQYEVQVTETPGLDPADRPAMKEMLASGLLDMQRLATLEVAELVDALNVLTKDYAAWIVEQRERIDVVGYDTQAAQALDRCQEIQSRLQQGIDTLKNDGKALAAFRFANKAMAIQRVRSQYALEVRRGRDVTVDQFDQPKNRSWRPFQLAFLLLAIPSLADPMHPDRVQPMEAHADLLWFPTGGGKTEAYLGVAAFTMAIRRLQGKLGGYDGLRGLAVIMRYTLRLLTLQQFQRATALICAMEKLRRDALVRGDESLGKEPFTIGLWVGNKVTPGTTEDSHRAIQALRDPGKNKAGRASPLQLTSCPWCGSTIDPGKDVVVDKDRGRTVVYCGDKKSSCTFSRGRSSKSPHPGIPVLTVDEEIYHRPPTMMIATVDKFAMMAWRGQVRTLFGRVSQECERHGLLWPDCDCTGNHPASKNSPAVKVKNVAPIRPPDLIIQDEFHLISGPLGTMVGLYESVVDELSGWTLDGKTVKPKIVASTATVRKAKEQVNNVFMRRVSVFPPHGLDVEDNYFSVQRPIEERPGRRYLGVCSPGSSRPAMLIRVYTAFLTAAQALFDRFGEPADPYMTTVGYFNSLRELGGMRRLAEDDVQTRAYRVRMSMVDRPALAQRSVNNIRELTSRVSSQDIPKYLDDLEVKFKAAFDPATGKFVTKWNQGDTRAIDVVLATNMLSVGLDVNRLGLMAVNGQPKGTAEYIQATSRVGRFFPGLVCTVLTWARPRDLSHYETFEHYHATFYKHVEAQSVTPFSPRAMDRGLTGALLALMRLENGAFSPNAGAGELDKSDKPEILDAIDVLVRRAWNVSETTTIEHLAERELKERADEWAKAVSVPGRTLVYEKPGAQAATMVGLVKSPGIHAWDNWTVPMSMREVEPGVRLIMNTERIPDEHGWKPRPVPKDEDRP; from the coding sequence ATGAGTGACGCCAACGCATGGATCGCCATCGATCACGGTCGCGGCACCGATCGCAGGCTCGCGCCCTACACCCTGGTCTTGAAGGGTGACCGATCCCTGTATCAGGCCATCGCCGAAGACGATTGGGTGCTCGTGCTGAATTCTGCCGGGGAGATCGCTCGCGCCGGGCGTGTGCTGCGGCTTCGTTCCGACCTCGAAACCACCACGATCTTCTTCGACCGGCTGTCCGCCGCTGACGCTCCGGTGCCGGTCACCAGCGTTTCTCTGGCTCCCCCGTCGTCGGGCAACGTCGGGCGCATCCAGTGGGACGAGTTCGTCGCGGCCTTGTCCACGGCGCTGCACCAGACCGTCACCGGCATGCTGCCGGTCGAGGATCCGGCCTACATCCGTGAACTGCTGCAACTGGCCGTGGTGGACGACCTGCTCGGCCCGGCGGGTGGCCCACACGAACGCATCGTGGACATGGGCGTGCGCGACCGTTATCTGGTCGGCAAGTTGGCGCCGCGTGATGATGCTCAGGGAGGCATCGAAGGGCCGGAAGGCCCGCTGGCTGAGGAAGATGTGGAGGAACCCACCGACCCCATCGTGCCCGGCCAGCACGAACCCGGTGCCGAGTTCGGTACGGCGACGGGGCGAGTGGAACCCGAGTCGGACGGTTCGGACGAAATCGACGCGGCCAGCAATCAGTCGCTGGTGCCCAGCAGCTTCGGCATGACCTTCTGCGTGGATGGCGACGTCGAGCGCATCGAGGTCGAGGCGCGCTGGGGCAGCTACGAGCGCGTGCCGAACGAGGAACACGAGCTGGCGCGGCCCAATGGGCAGAAGGCCAAGGTCTGGCTGCGTATCCCTTGCGGCGGGAAGCTGGTGTTGTCGCTCACCGAGGGCGTGGTTCCCCATCAGGCACCGGATGCGAACCGTCCGGCGGTGCGGATACAGGGTTCCGTCCGCGCCAAGAACGCCAATGGCGACCGCTTGGTGACGCTGTTCTTGGTGAATGCGCAGGAGGAGCCCGACACCAACCGCGATACGGCCTGGCTGTTCCAGCCGGAACTGATCGTGCGCGCAGAAGCCGAGGCGTCCAAGCGCGTCATCTTCCGCCGCCGCCCCGTGCTTGATGCCGACGGGAACGACCCGGAGCGCGAATCGCTGGAGATGATCTACCGCAATCGCGTGGAGTTCGCGGTCGGGCATGGCGTCGCCGTCCACGCCGAGACGGCGGACGACGTGACGCTGGCCACCGAGGTGCGCACCACCGTGCTGCCGCAGTACGAAGTGCAGGTCACGGAGACGCCGGGCCTCGACCCCGCCGACCGTCCGGCGATGAAGGAGATGCTGGCGAGCGGCCTGCTCGACATGCAGCGGCTCGCCACGCTGGAAGTCGCCGAGTTGGTCGATGCCCTGAATGTGCTGACGAAGGACTACGCGGCGTGGATCGTGGAGCAGCGCGAGCGCATCGACGTGGTCGGGTATGACACGCAGGCCGCACAGGCGCTGGATCGCTGTCAGGAAATCCAGTCGCGCTTGCAACAGGGCATCGACACGCTGAAGAACGACGGCAAGGCGCTGGCCGCATTCCGCTTCGCCAATAAAGCAATGGCGATCCAGCGTGTGCGCAGCCAGTACGCGCTCGAAGTGCGGCGCGGGCGTGACGTGACGGTCGATCAGTTCGACCAGCCGAAGAACCGGAGCTGGCGTCCGTTCCAGTTGGCGTTCCTGCTGCTGGCTATCCCGTCGCTGGCCGATCCCATGCACCCCGATCGCGTGCAGCCGATGGAAGCCCATGCCGATCTGCTATGGTTCCCCACCGGCGGCGGCAAGACCGAAGCCTATCTGGGCGTCGCGGCGTTCACGATGGCGATCCGCCGTCTGCAAGGCAAGCTCGGCGGCTACGACGGCTTGCGCGGTCTGGCGGTGATCATGCGCTATACGCTGCGCCTGCTGACCTTGCAGCAGTTCCAGCGCGCCACTGCGCTGATCTGCGCGATGGAAAAACTTCGGCGGGATGCTCTCGTTCGAGGTGACGAGTCGCTCGGCAAGGAACCTTTCACCATCGGCCTGTGGGTCGGCAACAAGGTGACGCCGGGCACGACCGAGGACAGCCACCGGGCCATCCAGGCTCTGCGTGATCCAGGAAAGAACAAAGCAGGACGTGCTTCACCACTTCAGCTCACCAGTTGCCCTTGGTGTGGCTCCACGATCGACCCCGGAAAAGACGTCGTCGTCGATAAGGATCGCGGTAGAACGGTCGTTTACTGCGGTGACAAAAAGAGCAGTTGCACATTCTCTCGCGGCAGATCGAGCAAGTCGCCGCACCCCGGCATCCCGGTGCTGACGGTGGATGAGGAGATCTACCACCGTCCGCCGACGATGATGATCGCCACCGTGGACAAGTTCGCCATGATGGCGTGGCGCGGCCAGGTGCGCACGCTGTTCGGTCGCGTGAGCCAGGAATGCGAGCGCCACGGCCTGCTGTGGCCTGACTGCGATTGCACGGGCAATCACCCCGCGTCGAAAAATTCGCCAGCGGTCAAGGTCAAGAACGTCGCACCAATCCGTCCGCCCGATCTGATCATCCAGGACGAGTTCCACCTCATCAGCGGCCCGCTGGGCACGATGGTCGGCTTGTACGAATCCGTTGTCGATGAACTGTCTGGCTGGACGCTCGATGGCAAGACGGTCAAGCCCAAGATCGTCGCGTCCACGGCGACGGTGCGCAAAGCCAAGGAACAGGTGAACAACGTGTTCATGCGGCGCGTGTCGGTGTTCCCGCCGCATGGCTTGGACGTGGAGGACAACTACTTCTCGGTGCAGCGCCCGATCGAGGAACGGCCCGGACGGCGCTATCTGGGCGTGTGCTCGCCCGGCAGCTCGCGTCCCGCGATGCTGATCCGCGTCTATACCGCCTTCCTCACCGCCGCCCAGGCCCTGTTCGACCGTTTCGGCGAACCCGCCGATCCGTACATGACGACGGTCGGCTACTTCAACTCGCTGCGTGAGCTGGGCGGGATGCGGCGCTTGGCAGAGGACGACGTGCAGACGCGCGCCTACCGTGTTCGGATGAGCATGGTCGATCGGCCTGCGCTCGCGCAGCGCAGCGTCAACAACATCCGCGAGCTGACGTCGCGCGTCTCCAGTCAGGACATCCCGAAGTACCTCGACGATCTGGAAGTCAAGTTCAAGGCCGCGTTCGATCCGGCCACCGGGAAGTTCGTGACGAAGTGGAACCAGGGCGATACCCGCGCGATCGACGTGGTGCTGGCGACCAATATGCTGTCGGTGGGTCTGGACGTGAACCGGCTGGGCCTGATGGCGGTCAACGGTCAGCCCAAGGGCACGGCGGAATACATCCAGGCCACCAGCCGCGTGGGCCGTTTCTTCCCCGGCTTGGTCTGCACGGTGCTCACCTGGGCGCGTCCGCGCGACCTCTCGCACTACGAGACCTTCGAGCATTACCACGCGACCTTCTACAAGCATGTGGAAGCGCAGTCGGTGACGCCGTTCTCGCCGCGCGCGATGGATCGCGGCCTGACCGGCGCGCTGCTCGCCCTGATGCGGCTGGAGAACGGCGCCTTCAGCCCGAACGCGGGTGCGGGTGAACTGGACAAATCCGACAAACCCGAGATCCTCGATGCCATCGACGTGCTGGTGCGGCGGGCTTGGAACGTCAGCGAAACGACCACCATCGAGCATCTGGCCGAGCGTGAACTGAAGGAACGCGCGGACGAATGGGCCAAGGCTGTGAGCGTGCCTGGTCGCACGCTGGTCTACGAAAAGCCAGGGGCGCAGGCAGCGACGATGGTCGGACTGGTCAAGTCGCCGGGCATCCATGCGTGGGACAACTGGACGGTGCCGATGTCGATGCGCGAAGTGGAGCCGGGCGTGCGCCTGATCATGAACACGGAGCGCATCCCGGACGAGCACGGGTGGAAGCCGCGTCCGGTGCCGAAGGACGAGGACCGACCATGA
- a CDS encoding malonyl-ACP O-methyltransferase BioC, translated as MSSERPPSIDPVAAARWHAAAPAYSPWLHEEVARRMQERLQWLRQAPKSWCHWDAVRGGLQAQALISARYPQARCQVHESAGHCRPVAQQALASPWWNPSRWSAASPRFGMPDDASVQMLWANMALHMAADPQALIGQWQRALAVDGYLMFSCLGPDTLQELHAVYAALGWPPAGQTFTDMHDWGDMLVQAGFAEPVMDMEHIRLTFATPERLLQELRELGCNLHPQRFAALRGRRWREQLHRALAERLADPQHAGRLALTFEVIYGHALKPAPRVRVGPVSSVSLQDMRSILRPEGGKTGARRG; from the coding sequence ATGTCCTCTGAGCGCCCTCCCAGCATCGATCCCGTGGCCGCTGCCCGTTGGCATGCGGCGGCGCCGGCATATTCGCCTTGGCTGCACGAGGAAGTGGCGCGCCGCATGCAAGAGCGCTTGCAGTGGCTGCGCCAAGCGCCCAAGTCTTGGTGCCACTGGGACGCAGTACGCGGCGGACTGCAAGCGCAGGCGCTCATCAGCGCCCGTTACCCCCAGGCGCGCTGCCAAGTGCATGAAAGCGCCGGACATTGCCGGCCCGTGGCGCAGCAAGCGCTGGCCAGCCCCTGGTGGAATCCTTCCCGCTGGAGCGCCGCCAGCCCCCGGTTTGGCATGCCCGACGATGCCAGTGTGCAGATGCTGTGGGCCAATATGGCGCTGCACATGGCAGCCGACCCCCAGGCGCTGATCGGGCAATGGCAGCGCGCGCTGGCCGTGGATGGTTATCTGATGTTTTCCTGCCTGGGCCCGGACACGCTGCAGGAGTTGCATGCGGTCTATGCCGCGCTGGGCTGGCCGCCTGCGGGCCAGACCTTCACCGACATGCACGACTGGGGTGACATGCTGGTGCAGGCCGGGTTCGCCGAGCCGGTGATGGACATGGAACACATCAGGCTCACTTTTGCCACGCCCGAGCGTCTGCTGCAGGAACTGCGCGAACTCGGCTGCAACCTGCACCCGCAGCGCTTTGCCGCACTGCGCGGGCGGCGCTGGCGCGAGCAACTCCATCGGGCGCTGGCCGAACGGCTGGCCGATCCGCAACATGCAGGCCGGCTGGCACTGACATTCGAGGTCATCTATGGCCATGCGCTCAAGCCTGCGCCCCGGGTGCGCGTGGGTCCTGTCAGCAGCGTTTCGCTGCAGGACATGCGCTCCATATTGCGGCCCGAGGGCGGAAAAACGGGTGCCAGACGCGGCTGA
- a CDS encoding PDDEXK nuclease domain-containing protein produces the protein MATSKKTTRKKLAPAVRETAAAKDYPALLSEVKARIQSAQYAALRAVNKELVGLYWDIGRLIVERQQTEGWGKAVVAQLAADLQAAFPGTCGFSASNLWRMKSFFETYSGAGKLAPLVREIGWSHNLIILERCGDAQEREFYLRMARKFGWSKNVLAHQIDNQSYEKSLLGQTNFDQTLTPALRAQAKLAVRDEYAFDFLELGQQHSERELERALITRIEDFLRAMGGMFAFMGSQYRLEVEGKEFFIDLLLFHRRLHALVAIELKIGEFEPEFVGKMQFYLAALDAQVRQEDENPSIGIILCKEKTRTIVEYALRDARKPIGVATYEITKTLPKKLKDQLPSPEAIAHLLESI, from the coding sequence ATGGCTACAAGCAAGAAGACCACCCGCAAGAAACTCGCACCAGCGGTGCGAGAAACTGCTGCCGCGAAGGACTACCCGGCCCTGCTGTCCGAGGTGAAGGCGCGCATCCAGTCCGCGCAATACGCGGCACTGCGCGCGGTCAACAAGGAACTGGTCGGCCTGTACTGGGACATCGGACGGCTGATCGTGGAGCGGCAGCAGACCGAAGGCTGGGGCAAGGCCGTGGTGGCGCAGCTCGCCGCCGACCTTCAAGCAGCCTTTCCGGGCACGTGCGGCTTTTCGGCCTCCAACCTGTGGCGGATGAAGAGCTTCTTCGAGACCTACAGCGGCGCGGGAAAACTCGCACCACTGGTGCGAGAAATCGGCTGGAGCCACAACCTGATCATCCTCGAACGCTGCGGGGACGCGCAGGAGCGCGAGTTCTACCTGCGCATGGCGCGCAAGTTCGGCTGGTCGAAGAACGTGCTCGCCCACCAGATCGACAACCAGAGCTACGAGAAATCGTTGCTGGGCCAGACCAATTTCGACCAAACGCTGACCCCGGCCCTGCGCGCGCAGGCCAAGTTGGCGGTGAGGGACGAATACGCTTTCGACTTCCTCGAACTGGGCCAGCAGCACAGCGAGCGCGAGCTGGAACGCGCGCTGATCACCCGCATCGAGGACTTCCTGCGCGCGATGGGCGGCATGTTCGCCTTCATGGGCAGCCAGTACCGGCTGGAGGTGGAAGGCAAGGAGTTCTTCATCGACCTGCTACTGTTCCACCGGAGGCTGCATGCGCTGGTCGCCATCGAGTTGAAGATCGGTGAGTTCGAGCCGGAGTTCGTCGGCAAGATGCAGTTCTACCTCGCGGCGCTGGACGCGCAGGTGCGGCAGGAAGACGAGAACCCGTCCATCGGCATCATCCTGTGCAAGGAGAAGACCCGCACCATCGTCGAGTACGCGCTGCGCGACGCGCGCAAGCCCATCGGCGTGGCGACCTACGAAATCACCAAGACGCTGCCGAAGAAGCTGAAAGACCAGTTGCCATCTCCGGAAGCCATTGCGCACCTGCTGGAGAGCATATGA
- a CDS encoding phosphonate degradation HD-domain oxygenase, whose product MNPAIADLFDLLRSKGHARYDGEAVTQLEHALQSAQWAERSGADSALIAAALLHDLGHLLHDFDGTPTRQGLDDLHQYRCLPFLRPLFGPATLEPIRLHVDAKRFLCAREPGYLDSLSPDSRRSLALQGGVFDAAQATAFAALPHALDAVRLRRWDDLAKSAGAQTPDLEHFARHLDSSAVSQG is encoded by the coding sequence ATGAACCCCGCCATTGCAGACCTCTTCGACCTCTTGCGCTCCAAGGGCCATGCCCGATACGACGGCGAGGCGGTGACACAACTCGAACACGCGCTGCAGTCAGCGCAGTGGGCCGAGCGCTCCGGTGCCGACAGCGCGCTGATCGCGGCCGCTCTGCTGCATGACCTGGGCCACCTGCTGCATGATTTTGACGGCACCCCCACCCGACAGGGGCTGGACGATTTGCACCAATACCGTTGCCTGCCGTTCCTGCGCCCCCTGTTCGGTCCCGCGACGCTGGAGCCGATCAGGCTGCATGTCGACGCCAAGCGCTTTCTGTGCGCGCGCGAGCCAGGCTACCTCGATAGCCTGTCGCCAGACTCCCGGCGCAGCCTGGCCTTGCAAGGCGGTGTCTTCGATGCAGCGCAGGCGACGGCTTTCGCGGCCTTGCCCCATGCGCTGGATGCAGTCCGTTTGCGCCGCTGGGACGACCTGGCCAAATCGGCCGGTGCACAAACGCCCGACCTGGAGCACTTCGCGCGCCACCTGGATAGCAGCGCTGTCAGCCAAGGCTGA